A single region of the Salvia miltiorrhiza cultivar Shanhuang (shh) chromosome 8, IMPLAD_Smil_shh, whole genome shotgun sequence genome encodes:
- the LOC131000357 gene encoding uncharacterized protein LOC131000357: MDCRKYTCVSNAPSMNVGTISFPSKAHAKQQMIDHEEAADCAASMDVDVDLREIYFLIMHFLSSGPCQKTFRQLHEELLEHGLLPRRYHAWYSRSNAVCRDENDDGKSFPLNYENLIGRYSHIERDHLVKLLKQLMLMISPPLRCMIGKVTPRAADVPTLLGSESFSLLSCEKNKLNKPVKNLPSFLRWPHMQADQVRGLSLREIGGGFSKHHRAPSIRVACYAIAKPSSMVPKMQNIKKLRGHRDAVYCAIFDRSGRYVITGSDDRLVKVWSMETALCLASCRGHEGDITDLSVCSNNTLVASASNDFTIRVWRLPDGCPISVLRGHTGAVTAIAFSPRPNATYHLLSSSDDGSCRVWDGRYSNTRPRVYIPKPADALTGGSSLPPPSALLSTALPCHQILCCAFNANGTVFVTGSSDTYARVWNACKTSTDDPDQVSHEIDILAGHENDVNYVQFSGCAVASRSSPSDSFIEENIPKFKNSWSNHDNIVTCSRDGSAIIWVPRSRRSHGKAGRWIRAYHLKVPPPPTPPQPPRGGPRQRLLPTPRGVNMIMWSLDNRFVLAAIMDNRICVWNASDGSLVHSLAGHTASTYVLDVHPFNPRIAMSAGYDGKTILWDIWEGTPIRVYEIGGRFKLVDGKFSQDGTSIVLSDDVGQIYLLNTGEGESQKDAKYDQFFLGDYRPLAQDTHGNVVDQETQLVPYMRNIQDPLCDSSMLPYPEPYQSTYQQRRHGALGIEWRPSSIKFAIGTDIGMGQEFQILPLPDLDVVLEPLPDYVDAMFWEPENDIIHDDNDSEYNGTEENFSDEQTCPSDGNSSDSVCSEEDKIRRNPRDSMRRSKRKKSFLEVEHRTASGRRVKKRVPDEQEGTSSRSKRYKKSKISLRTSRRKSTKSKSSRPQRVAARNAINNFSQIPETTTDEDGEDGSAGETSDSESSLEGLSIQRKEQSDNMMNVQREYMPSSNKSEELVKPCLDHPDSQINVGNKKKLVLKFSLHRRKPPTLSGNHVGQLESETTIASSTSRACEKNPKEERVNAMAGNLASSSAIVVDKEWSENHKRQPEDNAKATEASEVSHNRVNLEKFKTGTSNGTQLGDLMPVNAPAVRTNGCLQFDNGYDVFNGQFGAAETDLSTSDLHGSNSLTIDAKHTSEPQNKSKKKLTIIKIKSKKVPGDSPSRLPGLNRSDGSTGAAVESTSKIVEEEPALRVLMMDNVSEEPNYTPNSHINGDGFDESNPNISPYYEEAEYVSPDLATDSTRRARSLRLKATSVENGLANHTSGIGVDYLQPGTSRSAERSSKGIAANSPLWGSKHGGRSKSSSNKREGYHKGDTSSSVEKNKHQMLKKTNWLLLSEEEEGYRYIPQLGDEVVYLRQGHQEYLELSQTQQRGPWLKYREAVRAVEICVVEELKYVPRPGSGESCCEITLGFVDASCSVFGQKFSLTLPELDFPDFIVERSRYEAAVGRSWTARDKCLVWWRDDIGQGGTWWEGRIVAIKDKSSDFPGSPWERYHVKYKNDDEPHRHCPWELHDPDRLCDSPRICFESKEKILSSLTKLLRKASRDKDRYGIIKLIEVAQKSDFVNRFVVPLSPEIIKSRIENNYYRSAKAMEHDVEVMLENAESYFQRNPEIMKKMKRLSNWFADIFSDL; encoded by the exons ATGGATTGTAGGAAATATACATGTGTTAGCAATGCACCTTCTATGAATGTGGGTACCATAAGTTTCCCAAGTAAGGCACATGCTAAACAACAAATGATAGATCATGAGGAAGCTGCAGATTGTGCTGCTTCCATGGATGTTGATGTTGACCTCCGTGAAATTTATTTTCTGATTATGCATTTTCTATCTTCTGGGCCATGCCAAAAAACATTTCGGCAACTTCATGAGGAACTTCTGGAGCATGGGCTCTTACCTAGAAGATATCATGCTTGGTATTCAAGAAGTAATGCAGTCTGCAGGGATGAAAATGATGATGGAAAAtcctttcctttaaattatgagAATTTGATTGGAAG GTACTCTCACATAGAAAGGGATCACTTGGTTAAGCTTCTCAAACAGCTGATGCTCATGATATCTCCTCCATTGCGGTGTATGATTGGAAAAGTTACTCCAAGGGCTGCAGATGTGCCAACCCTACTTGGAAGCGAGTCCTTCTCTTTGTTGTCAT GCgagaaaaacaaattaaataagcCAGTGAAGAATTTACCATCTTTCCTGCGCTGGCCTCATATGCAAGCTGATCAGGTTCGAGGGCTTAGCTTAAGAGAAATTGGAGGTGGCTTTTCAAAACATCATCGTGCTCCGTCTATACGTGTTGCATGCTATGCCATTGCTAAACCATCATCTATGGTGCCGAAGATGCAAAATATAAAGAAGTTAAGAGGACACAGGGATGCTGTGTATTGTG CAATATTTGATCGCTCTGGTCGCTATGTGATTACTGGATCAGATGATCGCTTAGTAAAGGTTTGGTCAATGGAGACGGCATTGTGCCTAGCAAGTTGCCGTGGACATGAA GGAGACATTACGGATTTGTCTGTCTGTTCCAACAATACGTTAGTGGCATCGGCGTCAAATGATTTCACTATCCGAGTT TGGCGTCTCCCAGATGGCTGCCCTATTTCAGTTCTTCGTGGACATACTGGAGCTGTTACTGCAATTGCGTTTAGTCCCAGGCCTAATGCCACTTATCATCTCTTATC GTCATCTGATGATGGATCATGCCGGGTTTGGGATGGTAGATACTCCAATACTCGTCCTCGTGTTTACATCCCAAAGCCTGCAGATGCTCTTACCG GAGGTAGCAGTTTGCCTCCACCTAGTGCGTTGTTGAGCACTGCTTTACCGTGCCATCAAATATTGTGTTGTGCATTCAATGCCAATGGGACGGTCTTTGTTACGGGGAGCTCTGATACTTATGCAAGG GTTTGGAATGCTTGTAAAACCAGTACAGATGATCCTGATCAAGTTAGTCATGAAATTGACATACTAGCTGGCCATGAGAATGATGTCAACTATGTCCAGTTCAG TGGCTGTGCTGTGGCTTCGAGATCTTCTCCATCTGATTCCTTCATCGAGGAAAACATCCCAAAGTTTAAAAATTCCTG GTCTAATCATGATAACATTGTCACTTGTTCACGCGATGGCAGTGCAATCATATGGGTGCCTAGATCACGGAGATCTCAT GGAAAAGCTGGACGTTGGATCCGGGCATACCATCTTAAAGTTCCTCCTCCACCTACGCCTCCCCAACCACCTCGAGGAGGTCCACGCCAGAGATTGCTTCCAACTCCACGTGGTGTAAATATGATCATGTGGAGCCTAGACAATCGTTTTGTACTTGCTGCAATAATGG ATAACAGAATATGTGTCTGGAATGCTAGTGATGGCAGCTTGGTGCACTCTTTGGCTGGTCATACAGCATCT ACTTATGTTTTGGATGTGCATCCTTTTAATCCAAGAATTGCTATGAGTGCTGGGTATGACGGCAAAACAATATTGTGGGAT ATATGGGAGGGTACTCCTATAAGAGTGTATGAGATAGGTGGACGCTTCAAGTTGGTTGATGGGAAGTTTTCACA GGATGGCACATCAATTGTGCTTTCAGATGATGTAGGTCAAATATATCTACTGAACACTGGTGAAGGAGAGTCCCAGAAAGATGCTAAATATGATCAG TTCTTCCTTGGGGATTACCGCCCACTTGCCCAGGACACTCATGGCAATGTTGTTGATCAG GAGACACAGCTTGTACCATATATGAGGAATATTCAAGATCCCCTATGTGATTCAA GCATGCTTCCATACCCAGAACCTTACCAAAGTACATATCAGCAACGGCGGCATGGTGCACTGGGAATTGAGTGGCGTCCTTCATCCATTAAATTTGCTATCGGCACAGATATTGGGATGGGCCAGGAGTTTCAGATACTACCTTTACCAGATTTGGATGTAGTACTTGAACCACTGCCAGATTATGTGGATGCTATGTTCTGGGAACCCGAAAATGATATCATACATGATGACAATGACTCGGAATACAATGGCACTGAAGAGAATTTTAGTGATGAGCAAACTTGTCCTAGTGATGGCAACTCTAGTGATTCAGTTTGTAGTGAAGAAGACAAGATTAGACGAAACCCAAGAGATAGTATGCGCCgatcaaaaaggaaaaagtcTTTTCTTGAA GTTGAGCATAGAACTGCTTCTGGCAGACGTGTTAAGAAGAGAGTTCCGGATGAACAAGAGGGTACTTCATCCAGAAgtaaaagatataaaaaatcaaaaatttctCTGAGGACATCCAGAAGGAAGTCTACCAAGTCAAAGTCATCGAGACCTCAGAGAGTTGCTGCCCGTAACGCTATCAACAACTTTTCACAGATACCAGAAACTACTACAGACGAAGATGGTGAAGATGGCTCGGCAGGTGAGACATCAGATAGCGAGTCATCCTTGGAAGGTTTATCCATTCAGAGAAAGGAACAAAGTGACAACATGATGAATGTGCAAAGAGAATACATGCCATCTTCAAATAAGTCTGAAGAATTAGTCAAACCTTGTCTAGACCACCCTGATAGCCAGATCAATGTCGGAAACAAGAAAAAACTGGTGCTTAAATTTTCTCTCCACCGTCGTAAGCCACCTACCTTGTCGGGGAACCATGTTGGCCAACTGGAGAGTGAAACTACTATTGCATCTTCAACTTCGAGAGCTTGTGAAAAAAATCCCAAAGAAGAAAGGGTCAATGCCATGGCAGGGAATCTAGCTTCATCTTCTGCAATTGTGGTCGATAAGGAATGGTCTGAAAACCATAAGAGGCAGCCTGAAGATAATGCAAAAGCAACAGAAGCTAGTGAGGTGAGTCATAATAGGGTGAATTTGGAAAAGTTCAAAACAGGCACATCAAACGGAACACAGTTAGGAGATCTCATGCCAGTGAATGCGCCTGCTGTCAGAACTAATGGATGCCTGCAATTTGACAATGGCTATGATGTGTTTAACGGGCAATTTGGTGCTGCAGAAACAGATTTGTCTACTTCTGATCTTCATGGTTCTAATAGCCTCACCATTGATGCAAAACACACTTCTGAACCTCAAAATAAATCCAAAAAGAAACTCActataataaagataaaatcgAAGAAAGTTCCTGGGGACTCTCCTTCCAGACTTCCAGGTTTGAACCGCTCAGATGGTTCCACAGGTGCTGCAGTTGAGTCAACATCTAAAATTGTTGAGGAAGAACCAGCTTTACGAGTGTTAATGATGGACAATGTTTCTGAAGAACCAAACTACACTCCAAATTCCCATATAAATGGTGATGGATTTGATGAAAGTAATCCAAATATCAGCCCCTATTATGAAGAGGCAGAATATGTATCACCGGACTTGGCAACTGATTCAACTCGTAGAGCTAGATCCTTGAGGTTGAAAGCTACATCTGTGGAGAATGGTCTTGCTAACCATACTTCAGGGATTGGTGTCGACTATCTGCAACCAGGTACATCAAGAAGTGCAGAAAGATCCTCCAAGGGAATCGCTGCAAATTCCCCATTATGGGGATCCAAACATGGTGGAAGATCTAAGTCTTCCAGTAACAAGAGAGAAGGTTATCACAAGGGAGACACAagttcttctgttgagaaaaaCAAGCACCAGATGCTCAAGAAAACTAACTGGCTGCTGTTgtcggaggaggaggagggatATCGCTACATCCCTCAGCTTGGGGATGAAGTTGTGTATTTACGACAG GGCCATCAAGAGTACCTAGAGCTCAGTCAGACACAACAGCGTGGTCCTTGGCTGAAGTATAGAGAAGCAGTTAGAGCTGTCGAAATTTGTGTAGTTGAAGAGCTAAAGTATGTACCGCGTCCTGGTTCTGGAGAGAGCTGTTGTGAAATCACGCTCGGTTTTGTGGATGCATCATGCAGTGTATTTGGCCAAAAATTTAGTTTGACCCTTCCTGAACTGGACTTTCCAGATTTTATTGTTGAAAGGTCACGGTATGAAGCAGCTGTGGGTAGAAGCTGGACCGCTAGAGATAAGTGcctggtgtggtggagagatgATATCGGGCAAGGTGGCACTTGGTGGGAAGGTCGCATTGTTGCTATCAAGGATAAATCTAGTGATTTCCCTGGAAGCCCATGGGAAAGATATCATGTCAAGTACAAGAATGATGATGAGCCCCATCGTCACTGCCCATGGGAGCTTCACGACCCAGATAGGTTATGTGATTCGCCTAGGATTTGCTTTGAAAGCAAAGAGAAGATCCTAAGTTCTCTTACCAAGTTACTGCGGAAAGCTAGtagagacaag GATAGGTATGGCATCATCAAATTGATCGAAGTCGCACAGAAGTCGGATTTCGTGAACAG GTTTGTTGTTCCATTATCTCCCGAGATTATCAAGTCAAGGATAGAAAACAACTATTATAGGAGCGCGAAGGCTATGGAGCACGATGTTGAGGTGATGCTAGAAAATGCTGAATCTTACTTTCAGAGAAATCCAGAAAtcatgaagaagatgaaacgCCTATCAAATTGGTTTGCTGATATCTTTTCGGACCTGTGA
- the LOC131000356 gene encoding putative late blight resistance protein homolog R1A-10, which translates to MSAYAALISLHQILVTIVYFQPWITHSTNQLQILIINAAFLLKFLDASSRAQTSALETKMRDAAYKAEDLIEFGILDSESRMSYSHMRITFFYCLYIIFVIVSGFLLLSYVKLEAVPARTEFILEIMYCLMNALFLYLCIREIYVFPPLDDSPELNRVLYDFEIIVMEANRISEAREMSSHEALVSLRRIVDYILDSGDKEQLRPLQEKVIFLLDFLGNPSTAYMSTLNLDATIRHAVSKAKRALIEFQLPRKFSLEFEWRRFSALMRSDSSVLLPHALSVVFIRICKYYLRTSTSEMTPSGIPWKVSITLEFPKEMTPFGIMKQLSITLASYLSSIVVAHVVLAAQRNSKASENQELPRVIDDFSIIVRDVIEIKDAYGKTSDLLAPPAAAASSSGQNLGGARKDVVVGLDGDLLKMKERLLRDSSKRELAFIHGMGGIGKTTLARQVFKDPDIYTHFDVCAWVTVSQEYSLRHVLLCLLHSARILTEEDKKCQDDDDKLALYLYQYLMHRRYLIVMDDVWDIEIWDFLSRFFPENDNGSRILITSRLPSVASCLDSGSPLHHMQCLNEDESWNLLGQKAFGEEDCPLELESIGREIATSCRGLPLAIVVIGGLLYKDIQIEIWRDVAEKLKKSQLKDIKEEPCLEILGLSYNHLPHHLRPCFLYMAVLPRDCEIPVSRLINLWVAEGFLAPYASKTLEEVGEGYLKDLIDKNLISVSKRSCNGKMKTCSIHDLLRDVCVQNASKEKFLHVVDSEGYVTREWGDEAPRRLSIHPDALQVDAKHDYLRSILCIASKSIENPSAFYLGYVYLRVLDVLEVQFGEFPHQITKLVRLRYLALHYDGSLPPSIAKLEYLETIVHHSSFRKYPLLPRVIWMMLHLRHIYVKPGCYLSDSLGYQLFPRSSSLGYLQTLVGIRNFKWSKGIVERIPNLKKLGISMDVPSSVDWSTYQLDSLVDLHQLEALKIIIKYDDLELGISADPPTLAFPRKLKKLSLSGCRIPWASMRAIGALPDLEALKLRREAFCGSSWETVEEEFPKLVFLLLEELSFTRWETDDSHFPRLQHLVIRSCVMLEEIPSSIGDISTLEKIQLDHCRSSVVDSANEIQEEQESMGNEALKFEIEQRRREVDEVNMEAEGVGAGVFEVVRDAIQSGGYEILILVLGVGIIIIGGYYLSREVEIGY; encoded by the exons ATGTCGGCTTACGCTGCGCTGATTTCTCTCCACCAAATTCTGGTAACCATCGTTTACTTCCAACCGTGGATCACTCACAGCACAAATCAACTCCAAATCCTTATTATCAACGCCGCTTTTCTGCTGAAATTTCTCGATGCCTCCTCTCGTGCCCAAACATCAGCTCTGGAGACGAAGATGAGGGATGCAGCTTACAAAGCAGAAGATCTTATCGAATTCGGAATTCTCGATTCCGAAAGCAGAATGTCCTACAGTCATATGAGAATCACGTTTTTCTACTGCCTTTACATCATCTTCGTCATCGTTTCAGGTTTTCTTCTCTTAAGCTACGTTAAATTAGAGGCCGTACCTGCTCGCACCGAGTTCATCCTCGAAATTATGTATTGCTTGATGAATGCCCTGTTTTTATATCTATGCATTCGAGAAATATATGTTTTCCCGCCACTTGATGATTCTCCAGAGCTGAATCGCGTGTTGTATGATTTTGAGATCATCGTGATGGAGGCGAATCGGATCAGTGAAGCTCGCGAGATGTCGTCTCATGAGGCACTTGTCTCTCTCCGGCGAATTGTGGATTACATCCTTGATTCCGGTGACAAAGAGCAACTCAGACCCCTTCAGGAAAAGGTCATTTTCTTGTTGGATTTTCTGGGAAATCCTTCTACTGCTTACATGTCGACCTTAAATCTCGATGCAACCATCAGACACGCAGTTTCTAAGGCGAAAAGAGCTCTTATTGAGTTCCAACTTCCTCGAAAGTTTAGTCTCGAATTCGAGTGGAGACGCTTCTCTGCATTGATGAGGAGTGACTCGTCGGTTCTTCTTCCACATGCCTTGTCCGTCGTGTTTATCAGAATCTGCAAGTATTATCTACGAACATCCACATCAGAGATGACACCTTCTGGAATTCCATGGAAAGTGAGCATTACACTGGAATTCCCAAAAGAGATGACACCTTTTGGAATTATGAAGCAGTTGAGCATTACACTTGCATCCTACTTAAGCAGCATTGTGGTTGCACACGTGGTTTTAGCAGCCCAAAGAAACTCTAAGGCATCAGAGAATCAAGAGTTGCCTCGTGTAATAGATGATTTCAGTATCATTGTGAGAGATGTGATCGAGATCAAGGATGCCTATGGAAAGACAAGTGACTTGCTTGCTcctcctgctgctgctgcttcttcatCTGGACAGAATTTAGGAGGTGCTAGAAAAGATGTTGTAGTGGGACTTGATGGTGACTTGTTGAAGATGAAGGAGCGTTTGCTTCGTGATTCCTCCAAACGCGAACTTGCCTTCATTCATGGGATGGGAGGCATAGGTAAAACTACTCTTGCTAGGCAAGTTTTCAAAGATCCGGATATCTATACTCACTTTGATGTCTGTGCTTGGGTGACGGTTTCTCAGGAGTACTCGTTGCGCCATGTCCTGCTATGCCTTCTACATTCAGCACGGATCCTCACAGAAGAAGATAAAAAGTGCCAAGACGATGATGACAAATTAGCTCTGTATCTTTATCAATATCTCATGCACAGGAGGTATCTCATAGTAATGGATGATGTGTGGGACATAGAGATTTGGGATTTCTTGAGTAGATTTTTCCCAGAGAATGATAATGGAAGTCGTATCCTCATAACTTCTCGTCTGCCAAGTGTGGCCAGTTGTCTCGACTCTGGTAGTCCTCTTCATCATATGCAATGCCTCAATGAAGATGAAAGTTGGAATCTACTTGGTCAAAAGGCTTTTGGAGAAGAAGATTGTCCATTAGAGTTGGAATCCATTGGAAGAGAGATTGCTACGAGCTGTAGAGGGCTTCCTCTTGCCATTGTTGTAATTGGAGGTCTCCTCTATAAGGACATTCAAATCGAAATCTGGAGAGACGTagcagaaaaattaaaaaaatcacaattgaAAGATATCAAAGAGGAGCCGTGTTTGGAGATACTAGGTTTGAGCTACAACCACTTACCTCACCATTTGAGACCCTGCTTCTTATATATGGCGGTTCTCCCGAGAGATTGTGAAATCCCTGTCTCAAGACTTATCAACTTGTGGGTTGCAGAGGGATTTTTGGCACCATATGCATCTAAAACATTGGAAGAAGTGGGTGAGGGCTATCTTAAAGATCTCATCGACAAGAACTTGATCTCGGTATCTAAGAGGAGTTGTAATGGCAAGATGAAAACATGCAGCATCCATGATCTATTAAGGGATGTTTGTGTCCAAAATGCTAGCAAGGAAAAGTTTCTTCATGTTGTGGATTCGGAAGGATATGTAACCCGAGAATGGGGTGATGAAGCTCCACGTAGACTAAGCATTCATCCTGATGCTCTACAAGTTGATGCCAAACATGACTATCTTCGTTCGATCCTCTGTATTGCTAGTAAGTCTATTGAAAACCCTTCGGCTTTCTACTTGGGTTATGTGTATCTTCGAGTACTAGATGTACTTGAAGTTCAGTTTGGTGAGTTTCCTCATCAAATCACTAAACTTGTTCGTCTAAGATATCTTGCTCTCCACTATGATGGTTCGCTCCCTCCGTCCATCGCAAAACTTGAGTATCTTGAGACAATTGTCCATCATTCTTCATTTCGCAAGTACCCCTTACTTCCTAGGGTGATATGGATGATGCTGCATCTAAGGCATATCTATGTGAAGCCAGGTTGCTACTTGTCCGATTCTCTCGGTTACCAACTGTTCCCGCGTTCTTCCTCCCTTGGATATTTGCAAACGCTTGTGGGGATTAGAAACTTCAAATGGAGCAAAGGCATCGTCGAAAGAATTCCCAATTTGAAGAAGTTGGGAATTTCGATGGACGTCCCCTCTTCTGTAGATTGGTCAACATACCAGCTTGATTCCCTTGTTGATCTGCACCAACTTGAGGCTTTGAAGATCATTATCAAGTATGATGATCTAGAGCTGGGCATTTCTGCTGATCCGCCAACGCTTGCGTTCCCTCGAAAGCTGAAAAAATTGAGTCTAAGTGGGTGTAGAATTCCATGGGCAAGCATGAGAGCCATTGGTGCACTGCCGGATCTTGAAGCACTCAAACTGAGACGGGAAGCATTCTGTGGCTCGTCGTGGGAGACTGTAGAAGAGGAGTTCCCTAAACTCGTGTTTCTGCTTCTGGAAGAGCTGAGTTTTACGAGGTGGGAAACTGATGACTCCCACTTCCCTCGACTTCAACACCTGGTTATAAGGTCATGCGTCATGCTAGAGGAGATCCCTTCTAGCATCGGTGATATTTCTACACTCGAGAAGATCCAGTTGGATCATTGTCGTTCCTCTGTTGTGGATTCTGCAAATGAAATTCAAGAAGAACAAGAAAGCATGGGGAATGAGGCCctcaaatttgaaattgaacAACG GAGGAGAGAGGTGGATGAAGTGAATATGGAGGCAGAAGGAGTGGGAGCAGGAGTGTTTGAAGTTGTTAGAGATGCCATCCAAAGCGGTGGATATGAAATCTTGATCCTAGTGTTGGGAGTGGGAATCATTATAATTGGGGGGTATTACTTATCAAGAGAGGTGGAAATTGGCTattaa
- the LOC131000359 gene encoding calvin cycle protein CP12-1, chloroplastic, which produces MAAAVAGVNIAAVKVFGRASEPSPKSASFSQLNSPWRRASRRRMCVAAAAPDKLTGKVEESIKAAEEACAGDAVSGECAAAWDEVEELSAAASHARDKQKDADPLETYCKDNPETDECRTYDN; this is translated from the coding sequence atggctgcAGCCGTAGCAGGAGTGAACATCGCCGCCGTGAAGGTCTTCGGTAGGGCGTCGGAGCCGTCGCCGAAATCCGCGAGCTTCTCGCAGCTGAACAGCCCGTGGAGGCGGGCATCGAGGAGGAGGATGTGcgtggcggcggcggcacccGACAAGCTGACGGGCAAGGTGGAGGAGAGCATCAAGGCCGCGGAGGAGGCGTGCGCGGGGGACGCGGTGAGCGGGGAGTGCGCGGCGGCGTGGGACGAGGTGGAGGAGCTGAGCGCGGCGGCGAGCCACGCCAGGGACAAGCAGAAGGACGCCGACCCCTTGGAGACCTACTGCAAGGACAACCCCGAGACCGACGAGTGCCGCACTTACGATAATTGA
- the LOC131000358 gene encoding bZIP transcription factor 53-like codes for MALKQQQPASPGSDGDERKRKRKLSNRESARRSRIRKQQHLDELIAQEQKMLEENKKLREMIDGASQLYLNFASENNVLRAQVSELTDRLRSLNSVLQIASEVSGFAFDIPDIPDTLLEPWQLPCPVHPIPASVDMFQY; via the coding sequence ATGGCTTTGAAGCAGCAGCAGCCAGCGAGTCCTGGTTCCGATGGGGAcgagaggaagaggaagagaaaGCTGTCTAACCGTGAATCTGCACGACGGTCGCGGATCAGGAAGCAGCAGCATCTCGACGAACTGATCGCGCAAGAGCAGAAGATGCTCGAGGAAAACAAGAAGCTGAGGGAGATGATCGATGGCGCCTCCCAGCTCTACCTCAACTTTGCATCCGAGAACAACGTGCTGAGGGCTCAGGTGTCCGAGCTGACTGACCGCCTCCGGTCACTGAATTCTGTGCTTCAGATTGCATCAGAGGTGAGTGGTTTCGCCTTTGACATTCCGGACATTCCAGATACTCTGCTCGAGCCATGGCAGCTGCCCTGCCCTGTTCATCCCATCCCTGCCTCTGTTGACATGTTCCAGTACTGA